In one window of Ruminococcus hominis DNA:
- a CDS encoding elongation factor G, translating to MKVYRTDEIRNVVLLGHGGSGKTSLAEAMLYVSGATTRMGKVSESNTVSDFDKEEQKRGFSIGTSLIPIEWEKAKINILDTPGYFDFVGEVEEAVSAADAAVIVVSGKAGVQVGTEKAWELCDKYNLPRMIYVTEMDVDDASFRQVVEDLTSRYGKKIAPHFQPIRENEKLVGYINVIKNAARRYTEIGQREECEIPDYCLPNLQILRDSLMEAVAETSEEFMDRYFNGEEFSIEEIRAAMRTEVMDGTIVPVAMGSNIQAQGVANLLSDIVRFFPSPDKRTCVGINRTTNDIFEANYEFSKAKTAYVFKTMVDPFIGKYSFIKVCSGVLKGDDVLYNPNSDAEEKPGKLYVMCGNKPTEVSELFAGDIGAVAKLSNTATGDTLATKNTQVLYPKTDYSVPYTYMRYRVKNKGDEDKVSQAISRMMAEDVTLKAVNDSENHQSLLYGMGEQHLEIAASKIAARYKVEITLETPKVAFRETIKKNSDVDSKYKKQSGGHGQYGHVKMRFGPSGDLETPFVFEEEVVGGAVPKNFFPAVEKGLQESVLKGPLAGYPVVGVKAVLYDGSYHPVDSSEMAFKTATIQAFKKGFMEAGPVLLEPIASLKVTVPDSYTGDVMGDLNKRRGRVLGMNPVAGGKQVIEADIPMTGLFGYCTVLRSMTGGRGNYEYTFSRYEQAPSDVQEKEIAARAQEA from the coding sequence ATGAAGGTTTACAGAACAGACGAGATTAGAAACGTGGTATTACTCGGACATGGAGGCAGTGGAAAGACAAGTCTTGCGGAGGCAATGCTTTATGTATCAGGAGCAACAACTCGCATGGGAAAGGTTTCAGAATCCAATACAGTAAGCGATTTTGATAAAGAAGAACAGAAGCGTGGTTTTTCAATCGGAACAAGTTTGATTCCAATCGAGTGGGAAAAAGCAAAGATTAATATTTTAGACACTCCGGGATATTTTGATTTTGTAGGTGAAGTGGAGGAAGCTGTCAGTGCAGCAGACGCAGCAGTTATCGTTGTATCAGGTAAAGCGGGCGTACAGGTTGGAACTGAAAAAGCATGGGAACTTTGCGATAAATACAATCTTCCACGAATGATTTATGTAACAGAGATGGATGTGGACGATGCAAGTTTTCGACAAGTAGTAGAAGATCTTACATCACGGTATGGTAAAAAAATCGCACCACATTTCCAGCCGATTCGTGAAAATGAAAAATTAGTAGGTTATATTAATGTAATTAAGAATGCAGCAAGACGTTACACAGAAATAGGTCAGAGAGAGGAATGTGAGATTCCAGATTATTGTCTGCCAAACCTTCAGATATTAAGAGATTCCTTGATGGAAGCTGTTGCAGAGACAAGTGAAGAATTTATGGATCGTTATTTTAATGGAGAAGAGTTCTCTATCGAAGAAATTCGTGCAGCTATGCGTACAGAAGTAATGGACGGAACAATTGTACCGGTAGCGATGGGATCAAATATACAGGCTCAGGGTGTTGCGAATCTTTTGTCTGATATTGTTCGCTTCTTCCCAAGTCCGGATAAAAGAACTTGTGTTGGTATTAATCGTACAACGAATGATATTTTTGAGGCTAATTATGAATTTTCAAAAGCAAAAACAGCTTATGTATTTAAAACTATGGTAGATCCATTTATTGGAAAATATTCATTTATTAAAGTATGCTCCGGAGTATTAAAAGGAGATGATGTATTATATAATCCTAATTCAGACGCAGAAGAAAAACCTGGTAAGCTTTACGTTATGTGTGGAAATAAACCAACTGAAGTATCAGAATTGTTTGCAGGCGATATAGGAGCGGTTGCAAAGCTTTCTAATACAGCTACCGGAGATACACTTGCTACAAAAAATACACAAGTACTGTATCCGAAGACAGATTATTCTGTACCTTATACATATATGAGATATCGTGTAAAAAATAAAGGTGATGAAGACAAAGTATCTCAGGCAATATCCAGAATGATGGCAGAGGATGTAACATTAAAAGCTGTTAATGACAGTGAAAATCATCAGTCTCTGTTGTATGGTATGGGCGAGCAGCATTTGGAAATTGCTGCAAGCAAGATTGCTGCAAGGTATAAAGTGGAAATTACATTAGAAACGCCAAAAGTAGCATTCCGAGAGACAATCAAAAAGAATTCCGATGTGGATTCAAAGTACAAAAAACAATCTGGCGGACATGGTCAATACGGACATGTAAAGATGAGATTTGGCCCATCTGGAGATCTTGAGACACCATTCGTATTTGAAGAAGAAGTTGTAGGAGGAGCTGTTCCAAAGAACTTCTTCCCGGCAGTAGAAAAAGGATTGCAGGAATCTGTATTAAAAGGACCTTTGGCAGGATATCCTGTAGTTGGAGTGAAAGCTGTTTTATATGATGGATCTTATCATCCTGTAGATTCATCAGAGATGGCTTTTAAAACAGCTACAATCCAGGCATTTAAGAAAGGATTTATGGAAGCCGGCCCGGTTCTTCTTGAGCCAATTGCATCCTTAAAAGTAACAGTTCCTGACAGCTATACAGGAGATGTTATGGGAGATTTGAATAAACGAAGAGGAAGAGTTCTTGGTATGAATCCTGTTGCAGGAGGTAAACAGGTAATCGAAGCAGATATTCCGATGACAGGGCTGTTTGGTTATTGTACAGTGCTTCGTTCCATGACAGGTGGAAGAGGAAATTACGAATATACATTTTCTAGATATGAGCAGGCTCCTTCAGATGTTCAGGAGAAAGAAATTGCAGCAAGAGCACAGGAAGCATAA
- the folE gene encoding GTP cyclohydrolase I FolE codes for MDHEKVKEGVRLLLEGIGEDVTREGLVETPDRIARMYEEIYGGMEEDASEHLKKRFHVDNDAMVLEKDITFYSTCEHHLLPFYGKAHIAYIPNGEVVGLSKLARTVEVFARRLQLQEQLTGQIADALEKELNPKGVMVMIEAEHMCMTMRGIKKPGSQTVTIVKRGIFENNQELEDTFFRMLR; via the coding sequence ATAGATCACGAAAAGGTAAAAGAAGGAGTTCGTCTATTACTGGAAGGAATCGGAGAAGACGTGACTCGTGAAGGATTAGTGGAAACACCAGATCGTATTGCAAGAATGTACGAAGAAATATATGGTGGTATGGAAGAAGATGCTTCAGAACATTTAAAAAAACGTTTTCATGTAGATAATGATGCAATGGTATTAGAAAAAGATATTACATTTTATTCTACTTGTGAGCACCATTTACTTCCATTTTATGGAAAAGCACACATCGCATATATTCCAAACGGTGAAGTTGTAGGGTTGAGCAAGCTAGCCCGAACAGTGGAAGTTTTTGCAAGAAGACTTCAGTTGCAAGAACAATTGACAGGGCAAATCGCGGATGCACTGGAAAAGGAATTGAATCCAAAAGGTGTTATGGTGATGATTGAGGCTGAGCATATGTGTATGACAATGCGTGGAATTAAAAAACCGGGAAGTCAGACGGTAACAATTGTTAAAAGAGGAATTTTTGAAAATAACCAAGAATTAGAAGATACATTTTTTAGAATGTTACGGTAG
- a CDS encoding bifunctional folylpolyglutamate synthase/dihydrofolate synthase, protein MTYEEARVYLDEVSKYGSVLGLDTIRELLYELGNPQNDLRFIHIAGTNGKGSVLAYISTILSETGFRVGRYVSPTVIGYLEKIQINGNWISEKVFTELVEEVQRAIVRMETNGKASPTVFEVETAIAFLYFQREHCDYVVLETGLGGILDATNIISNTKVAVFTNISRDHMGFLGNTLEEITENKAGIIKPGCVVVSAAQEEAVRKVLKKAADKNHVPIQFAEPDKVQVLDESYHGQTFSYKQFENIHIPLAGLYQIQNAATACEVLLALQRIEQTENKCEKTSKKSVYSMEAIRNGFLKTKWKGRFTCIHENPVFIVDGAHNEDAAKQLKKTLERYFPQKQFIFIMGVFKDKEYEKIVQIMLPLAKRVYTINLPNKDRTLDADLLKQVIEKNWEATATKEESLKKSDESYEVCSMPSLKDTIDTVMCQTKEDDIIVAFGSLSYLGDVMRLVGKEEKIEK, encoded by the coding sequence GTGACCTACGAAGAAGCAAGGGTATATTTGGACGAAGTGTCGAAATACGGAAGTGTACTTGGCTTGGATACGATTCGAGAGCTGTTGTATGAACTGGGAAATCCACAGAATGATTTGAGGTTCATACATATTGCGGGAACCAATGGAAAAGGGTCTGTGCTTGCATATATTTCTACAATATTAAGTGAGACCGGATTTCGTGTTGGCAGATATGTTTCACCAACAGTAATTGGATATCTGGAAAAAATCCAGATAAATGGAAATTGGATCTCGGAAAAAGTATTTACAGAATTAGTTGAAGAAGTTCAGAGAGCTATTGTGCGTATGGAGACAAACGGAAAGGCTAGTCCGACCGTATTTGAAGTTGAGACCGCAATAGCTTTTTTATATTTTCAGAGAGAGCATTGTGATTATGTAGTATTGGAAACTGGTCTGGGCGGCATTTTAGATGCAACAAATATTATTTCCAATACAAAAGTGGCTGTGTTTACCAATATAAGCAGAGATCATATGGGATTTTTGGGAAATACATTAGAAGAAATCACAGAAAATAAAGCGGGAATCATAAAGCCTGGATGTGTTGTTGTTTCAGCAGCACAAGAAGAAGCAGTAAGAAAAGTATTAAAAAAAGCAGCAGATAAAAATCATGTACCGATACAATTCGCAGAGCCTGATAAAGTACAAGTTTTAGATGAATCTTATCATGGACAGACATTTTCTTATAAACAATTTGAAAATATTCATATTCCGCTGGCGGGATTGTATCAGATTCAAAATGCTGCAACTGCATGTGAGGTTCTACTGGCATTACAAAGAATTGAGCAGACAGAAAATAAATGTGAGAAAACATCGAAAAAAAGTGTATATTCGATGGAAGCTATTAGAAATGGCTTTCTGAAAACGAAGTGGAAGGGTAGATTTACTTGCATACATGAAAATCCGGTGTTTATTGTTGATGGGGCACATAATGAAGATGCTGCAAAGCAATTGAAAAAAACATTAGAAAGATATTTTCCTCAAAAACAGTTTATCTTTATAATGGGAGTTTTCAAAGATAAAGAATATGAAAAAATTGTACAAATTATGTTGCCGTTAGCAAAAAGGGTATATACAATTAATCTTCCGAATAAGGATAGAACATTGGATGCAGACTTATTAAAACAGGTAATTGAAAAAAATTGGGAGGCAACTGCCACAAAAGAAGAATCTTTAAAAAAATCAGACGAATCATATGAAGTTTGCAGTATGCCGTCATTGAAAGATACAATTGATACTGTCATGTGTCAGACAAAAGAAGATGATATTATTGTTGCATTTGGATCATTATCGTATCTTGGAGATGTAATGAGACTTGTTGGAAAAGAAGAAAAGATTGAAAAATGA
- the trkA gene encoding Trk system potassium transporter TrkA encodes MKIVIIGDGKVGYKLAKALSAEDYDVVLIDSNEEKLMEAMNRLDIMCIPGEGGSAEVQKNAGVPDADLVIACTSTDECNMLSCLIARRIGAKHTIARVRNPIYYKQIDLLKEDLRLSMAVNPELAVAGEVSRVLLFPDASKVETFVKGRVELVEFLISKGNKLAGMSLAEINNQYQIKVLVCAVERGDDVFIPDGEYVIQEGDRLHVAASHKEIGLFFKVFGSRRTKIKKVLICGGGSVSYYLALQLCGLGMQVKIIELNKKRCEDLCEMLPKATIICGDATNHDLLMEEGVQDADAFVALTGMDEENIILSLFAKSQNVGKIITKVNEDQRAQMVEDYGIDSIVSAKTVTADVILSYVRARKNSQGSVNVETMYRLIDEKVEALEFIVKKETRYTNVPLKELQLKSNNLIACIARKRNIIIPNGDDSIQVGDNVIVITMERQIRDIEDILL; translated from the coding sequence ATGAAGATTGTCATTATTGGTGATGGGAAGGTTGGATACAAGCTTGCAAAAGCTCTTTCCGCAGAAGATTATGATGTTGTTTTGATTGACAGTAATGAAGAAAAACTAATGGAGGCGATGAACCGACTGGATATTATGTGTATCCCAGGTGAAGGTGGAAGTGCAGAAGTGCAAAAAAATGCAGGTGTGCCGGATGCAGATTTGGTGATTGCCTGTACTTCAACAGATGAGTGCAATATGCTTAGTTGTCTCATTGCAAGAAGGATTGGTGCAAAACATACGATTGCGCGAGTGAGAAATCCAATTTATTATAAACAAATTGACTTGCTTAAAGAAGACTTGCGATTAAGTATGGCAGTAAATCCAGAACTTGCAGTAGCCGGAGAGGTTTCACGTGTACTTTTGTTCCCGGATGCCAGTAAGGTTGAAACATTTGTAAAAGGCAGAGTAGAGCTTGTTGAATTTCTTATCAGTAAAGGAAATAAGCTTGCAGGCATGTCTCTTGCAGAGATTAATAATCAGTATCAGATTAAAGTATTAGTCTGTGCGGTAGAACGCGGGGACGATGTGTTTATTCCAGACGGAGAATATGTAATTCAAGAAGGAGATCGTCTTCATGTGGCAGCTTCGCATAAGGAAATTGGACTGTTTTTTAAAGTGTTTGGAAGTCGAAGAACCAAAATTAAAAAAGTCCTGATCTGTGGCGGCGGAAGTGTAAGCTATTATCTTGCATTACAATTATGCGGATTGGGAATGCAGGTGAAGATTATTGAATTGAATAAAAAAAGATGTGAAGATTTGTGTGAGATGCTTCCAAAAGCTACTATTATTTGTGGAGATGCAACAAATCATGATCTGCTTATGGAGGAAGGCGTTCAAGATGCAGACGCATTTGTAGCTCTGACGGGTATGGATGAAGAAAACATCATTTTGTCATTATTTGCAAAGAGTCAGAATGTAGGGAAAATTATTACAAAAGTAAATGAAGACCAACGTGCACAGATGGTAGAGGACTATGGAATTGACAGTATTGTGTCTGCTAAAACAGTGACTGCAGATGTTATTTTAAGTTATGTTCGGGCACGAAAGAATTCACAGGGAAGTGTGAATGTAGAAACAATGTATCGGCTTATTGATGAAAAAGTTGAAGCATTGGAGTTTATCGTTAAGAAAGAAACTCGTTATACAAATGTTCCATTGAAAGAATTACAATTAAAGAGTAATAACCTAATTGCATGTATTGCACGTAAACGAAACATTATTATCCCTAACGGAGATGATTCTATTCAGGTGGGAGATAATGTAATCGTAATTACAATGGAAAGACAAATTCGCGATATTGAGGATATTTTGTTGTAG
- a CDS encoding HD domain-containing protein, which yields MKKLIEIEYIRKHSLYQECYIRLQKAEEGRKFCRHTMEHFIDVARIAWILNLEQDFRIRKPVIYGMALLHDIGKYRQYEEGYPHEKASVEIAKIIFRDLPELSFTEEEKQGILTAIQNHRVQQNVCIDQAKNTNLSDILSWLLYTADKKSRACYSCLAEKECNWTIEKKNMEIEI from the coding sequence ATGAAAAAATTAATAGAAATAGAATACATTCGAAAGCATTCATTATACCAAGAGTGTTACATACGTCTGCAAAAAGCGGAAGAAGGAAGAAAATTTTGCCGACACACAATGGAACATTTTATTGATGTTGCTCGCATTGCGTGGATATTGAATTTAGAGCAAGATTTTAGAATTCGTAAACCGGTTATTTATGGAATGGCTTTATTGCATGATATTGGGAAATACAGACAGTATGAAGAAGGATATCCACACGAAAAAGCATCCGTAGAAATTGCGAAAATCATATTCCGTGATCTTCCAGAATTAAGTTTTACAGAAGAAGAGAAACAAGGAATTCTCACAGCAATCCAAAATCACAGAGTTCAACAAAACGTGTGTATAGACCAGGCAAAAAATACAAATCTATCCGATATATTAAGTTGGCTGTTATATACTGCGGATAAAAAATCAAGAGCATGTTATAGCTGTCTTGCAGAAAAAGAATGTAATTGGACAATAGAAAAAAAGAATATGGAGATTGAAATATGA
- a CDS encoding precorrin-8X methylmutase, with protein MAIELEQVLPKDIERRSFEIITEELGDTQLIPGTEPIVKRCIHTSADFDYAKNLVFSKDAVQKALDAIRQGASIVTDTQMGKSGINKKRLAKYGGEVFCFMSDEDVAIQAKTNGTTRAVASMEKAAKLNKKLIYAIGNAPTALIHLYEQVEKGIVDPELIIGVPVGFVNVVQSKELILKLEDTPYIIARGRKGGSNIAACICNALIYMLDEDL; from the coding sequence ATGGCTATAGAACTAGAACAGGTACTACCAAAAGATATTGAAAGAAGAAGTTTTGAGATTATCACAGAAGAACTTGGAGATACACAATTGATTCCTGGAACAGAACCAATCGTGAAACGATGCATTCACACAAGTGCGGATTTTGATTATGCGAAAAATTTAGTTTTTTCAAAGGATGCTGTTCAAAAAGCGTTAGATGCAATCCGACAGGGCGCATCCATAGTAACAGATACACAGATGGGAAAATCGGGGATCAATAAAAAACGACTTGCAAAATATGGTGGAGAAGTATTTTGCTTTATGTCGGATGAAGACGTTGCAATACAGGCAAAAACGAACGGTACTACGAGAGCTGTTGCAAGTATGGAAAAGGCAGCAAAGCTTAATAAAAAGTTGATATATGCGATTGGGAATGCACCTACAGCACTGATACATTTGTATGAACAGGTCGAAAAAGGAATCGTTGATCCCGAACTGATTATTGGTGTTCCGGTTGGTTTTGTAAATGTAGTTCAATCGAAAGAGTTAATCTTAAAATTAGAAGATACGCCTTATATTATTGCCAGAGGAAGAAAAGGTGGAAGTAATATTGCAGCATGTATTTGTAATGCACTTATTTATATGTTAGATGAGGATTTGTGA
- the folP gene encoding dihydropteroate synthase, whose product MIIGQKIFDTEHHTYIMGILNVTPDSFSDGGKYNSLDSALYHAKEMAENGVDIFDIGGESTRPGHIQISDEEEIERVVPIIVKLKTEFDIPISIDTYKSNVAEAAIQAGADLVNDIWGLKYDEKMAGVIAKNQTACCLMHNRDNTEYSNFIEDVLDDLKETIRLAKQAGIEDDKIMLDPGIGFGKTYEMNLEMMKHVDSIQTLGYPVLLGTSRKSMIGLTLDLPADQREEGTLATTVIGMMKGCSFVRVHDVKANYRAIKMTEAIMRKHEVN is encoded by the coding sequence ATGATTATAGGTCAAAAAATATTTGATACAGAGCATCATACATATATCATGGGAATTTTAAATGTAACACCAGATTCATTTTCAGATGGTGGAAAATATAATTCGTTAGATTCGGCACTATATCATGCCAAGGAAATGGCAGAAAATGGTGTAGATATTTTTGATATCGGAGGAGAGTCTACAAGACCGGGACATATACAGATATCAGATGAAGAAGAAATCGAACGTGTTGTACCGATAATTGTAAAATTAAAGACTGAATTTGATATTCCGATATCAATAGATACTTATAAAAGCAATGTGGCTGAGGCAGCAATTCAGGCAGGAGCAGATTTAGTTAATGATATCTGGGGACTAAAATACGACGAGAAAATGGCAGGAGTGATTGCTAAAAATCAGACTGCTTGTTGCCTGATGCATAATCGCGATAATACAGAGTATAGCAATTTTATTGAAGATGTTCTGGATGATTTGAAAGAAACCATTCGACTTGCAAAACAGGCAGGGATAGAAGACGATAAGATTATGTTAGATCCGGGTATCGGCTTTGGAAAAACATATGAGATGAATCTGGAGATGATGAAGCATGTAGATTCCATTCAAACATTAGGATATCCTGTTCTTCTTGGGACGTCTCGAAAGTCTATGATTGGTCTGACACTGGATCTTCCGGCAGATCAAAGAGAAGAGGGCACTCTTGCGACAACCGTTATTGGAATGATGAAGGGATGCTCCTTTGTAAGAGTCCATGACGTAAAGGCAAATTATCGTGCAATCAAAATGACAGAAGCAATCATGAGAAAACATGAAGTTAATTAA
- the folK gene encoding 2-amino-4-hydroxy-6-hydroxymethyldihydropteridine diphosphokinase, with amino-acid sequence MDKIKIENLEIFANHGVFPEENKLGQKFLVSVVLYTDTREAGKTDELTASIHYGEVSQFIDKYVKEHTFQLLERLAESLAEQLLLQVTHLERVKIEIKKPWAPIGLPLETVSVEIDRSWHTVYIALGSNIGNKRQFLDDAVTALDLLENCKVTRVSEYLVTEPYGVTDQDEFLNGCLKMRTLLTPHELLDELHRIEQNAGRERKIHWGPRTLDLDILFYDDCVIQESDFCVPHVDMQNRDFVLKPLCEIAPYKRHPVYGWTVSEMLSKLSLK; translated from the coding sequence ATGGACAAAATAAAAATTGAAAATTTGGAAATATTTGCAAATCATGGAGTGTTTCCAGAGGAAAATAAGTTAGGACAGAAATTTCTTGTATCAGTAGTTCTATATACAGATACACGCGAAGCAGGGAAAACAGACGAACTGACAGCGTCTATTCATTATGGCGAAGTAAGTCAGTTTATTGATAAATATGTAAAAGAGCATACATTTCAATTGTTAGAACGATTGGCAGAAAGTTTAGCAGAACAATTACTTCTTCAAGTGACTCATCTCGAAAGGGTAAAAATTGAAATAAAGAAACCGTGGGCACCGATTGGACTGCCTCTTGAAACAGTGTCTGTAGAGATTGACAGAAGCTGGCACACAGTATATATTGCGTTGGGGTCTAATATTGGAAATAAACGGCAATTTCTTGATGACGCAGTTACTGCATTAGATCTGCTGGAAAACTGCAAGGTGACAAGGGTTTCAGAGTATCTCGTTACAGAACCATATGGGGTCACAGATCAGGATGAATTTTTAAATGGCTGTTTAAAGATGCGTACTTTGCTTACTCCACATGAATTATTAGATGAATTGCATCGAATTGAACAAAATGCCGGTCGCGAGCGGAAAATACATTGGGGTCCTCGTACTTTAGATCTGGATATTTTATTTTATGATGATTGCGTGATACAGGAATCTGATTTTTGCGTTCCACATGTTGATATGCAAAACAGAGATTTTGTCTTAAAACCATTATGTGAGATTGCTCCGTACAAGAGACATCCTGTATATGGATGGACAGTAAGTGAAATGCTATCAAAACTATCTTTAAAATAA
- the aroA gene encoding 3-phosphoshikimate 1-carboxyvinyltransferase: MELAKITGLRGEVNIPGDKSISHRCIMFGSIASGTTEISNFLQGADCLATINCFRRMGIEIENQEEKIIVHGKGLHGLTAPTEILDVGNSGTTTRLISGILVGQPFESKLSGDNSLNSRPMKRIIEPLTKMGGHISSILRNGCAPLYIAPGKLHGIHYDSPVASAQVKSSILLAGLYADGETSVTEPSLSRNHTELMLKEFGADIRSQFDLNTSKATAFIRPCSELYGQKIMVPGDISSAAYFIAAGLLVPDSEILIKNTGINATRAGILKVCENMGANITLLNERTEGGEAIADILVRTSKLHGTTISGDIIPTLIDEIPIIAIMAAAAEGTTIIKDAAELKVKETNRIETVVDNLKAMGCDIIATDDGMIIHGGKTLHGTTIHTLLDHRIAMAFSIAALIAEDTTRILDSKCVDVSYPTFYDSFENLL, encoded by the coding sequence ATGGAGTTAGCTAAAATCACGGGACTTCGAGGAGAAGTAAATATTCCTGGGGATAAATCTATTTCTCACAGATGCATTATGTTTGGTTCTATTGCCAGTGGGACTACAGAAATTTCGAACTTCTTGCAAGGAGCAGATTGTCTTGCAACGATTAATTGTTTTCGTAGAATGGGAATCGAAATTGAAAATCAAGAAGAAAAGATCATTGTACATGGAAAGGGACTTCATGGATTAACTGCACCAACGGAAATTCTGGATGTCGGAAACAGCGGAACTACAACTCGTCTTATCTCTGGAATTTTGGTTGGACAACCTTTTGAATCCAAACTCTCTGGTGATAATTCATTGAATTCCAGACCTATGAAACGTATTATTGAGCCTTTAACAAAAATGGGAGGGCATATTTCAAGCATCTTAAGAAATGGTTGCGCTCCCCTCTATATTGCTCCCGGAAAACTTCACGGAATACATTATGATTCTCCTGTTGCTTCTGCCCAGGTAAAATCAAGCATCTTATTAGCTGGATTGTATGCTGACGGAGAAACTTCTGTCACTGAGCCTTCTCTTTCTCGCAATCATACAGAATTAATGCTTAAAGAATTTGGTGCAGATATTCGTTCTCAATTTGATTTAAACACAAGTAAAGCAACTGCATTTATTCGGCCTTGCAGTGAACTTTATGGACAAAAAATTATGGTCCCGGGAGATATTTCTTCCGCTGCTTACTTTATTGCAGCCGGGCTTCTTGTACCAGATTCAGAAATTCTGATAAAAAACACAGGAATCAATGCAACCCGGGCGGGCATTTTAAAAGTATGTGAAAATATGGGCGCAAATATTACTTTGTTAAATGAGCGTACAGAAGGTGGTGAAGCAATTGCAGATATCCTGGTTCGGACAAGCAAGCTTCATGGTACTACTATTTCAGGGGATATTATCCCAACACTAATTGATGAAATTCCGATTATTGCCATAATGGCAGCTGCTGCAGAAGGTACAACTATAATAAAAGATGCAGCCGAGTTAAAAGTAAAAGAGACAAATCGTATCGAAACTGTTGTTGACAATTTAAAAGCTATGGGATGCGATATTATTGCCACAGATGATGGAATGATCATTCATGGGGGGAAAACACTTCATGGCACAACCATTCATACCTTACTGGATCATCGTATTGCAATGGCATTTAGCATTGCAGCATTAATTGCAGAAGATACCACTCGAATTCTTGACAGCAAATGTGTCGATGTCTCTTATCCTACTTTTTATGATTCATTCGAAAATTTATTATAA
- a CDS encoding prephenate dehydrogenase, translated as MKAKKIGFVGLGLIGGSIAKAIRQYYPDYELLAFDKNKETLALAVQEEIIHTVSSSIDDNFRDCDYIFLCAPISFNNAYLSQLKDYISPNCILTDVGSVKTSIHEEIIRLGLEENFIGGHPMAGSEKSGFVNSKAILIENAYYILTPSANVSREKVEAYKTFVSSLKALPIELDYHQHDMLTGTISHLPHIIASNLVNFVKKTDTDDELMKMLAAGGFKDITRIASSSPIMWQQICLKNKEPISKILGGFIDSLSETKKLIDQSSERELYCMFESSRDYRNSMPNSSAGPIKRQFLLYCDIVDEAGGIATIATILATNHISIKNIGIIHNREFEEGVLLIEFYDQDSSVQAAALLKKYHYIVYEV; from the coding sequence ATGAAAGCAAAAAAAATTGGTTTTGTTGGTCTTGGATTGATTGGTGGTTCTATTGCAAAAGCAATTCGCCAATATTATCCTGACTATGAACTTCTTGCCTTTGACAAAAATAAAGAAACACTTGCACTTGCTGTTCAAGAAGAAATTATCCATACTGTTTCTTCTTCTATTGATGATAATTTTAGAGATTGTGATTATATTTTTTTATGTGCACCAATTTCTTTTAACAATGCTTATTTAAGTCAATTAAAGGATTATATCTCACCAAATTGTATTTTAACAGATGTTGGAAGCGTAAAAACATCTATCCACGAAGAAATCATTCGACTTGGATTAGAAGAAAATTTTATCGGAGGACATCCGATGGCAGGTTCTGAAAAAAGTGGTTTTGTAAATTCAAAAGCAATTCTTATTGAGAATGCTTACTATATCCTTACCCCTTCAGCAAATGTTTCAAGAGAAAAAGTGGAAGCCTATAAGACATTTGTCTCTTCATTAAAGGCATTGCCTATTGAACTCGATTATCACCAGCATGATATGCTTACCGGAACTATCAGCCATCTTCCGCATATTATTGCTTCGAATCTTGTAAATTTCGTTAAAAAAACTGACACAGATGATGAGTTAATGAAGATGCTTGCAGCCGGAGGATTTAAAGACATTACAAGAATCGCGTCCTCGTCACCAATTATGTGGCAGCAGATTTGTTTAAAAAACAAAGAACCAATTTCGAAAATCCTCGGTGGTTTTATTGATTCTTTATCTGAAACGAAAAAATTAATTGACCAGTCTTCTGAACGGGAATTATATTGTATGTTTGAAAGTTCCAGAGATTATCGCAATTCGATGCCTAATAGTTCAGCGGGACCTATCAAGCGTCAATTTTTATTGTATTGTGATATTGTGGATGAAGCCGGTGGAATTGCAACAATTGCAACGATTTTAGCGACGAATCACATCAGTATTAAAAATATTGGTATTATTCATAACCGAGAATTTGAAGAAGGTGTTTTATTAATTGAATTTTATGATCAGGATTCTTCTGTGCAAGCTGCGGCACTACTGAAGAAATATCATTATATCGTATATGAAGTTTAG